Sequence from the Aquimarina sp. Aq107 genome:
GCAGCTAGAAATTGCTTATTGTTATAAAGTTCTAATGCCTGATTGTACAGTACTAGTTCATTTGTGTAAATTGCTGATTGTTGTGCAGAAATCTTCGAAGATAGGACCGCTACAAAAAGCATCAAAGTGATGTATTTGTTCATGTAAATATTTCTTTCAAAGTTTAGACTCTGGATAATACCAAAGTTCCAGTTTAATAGAAATCTCAAGGATTGACCTTGACCAATTTTTCTTAAAGTAAATATCGTTTCCCGCGAATAAATTTTGTGTTAAAGATACCCTAATCTTCATACTAATAACGAAATATTTTGGAGATAATTACATTAACCTTCATTTTTTGGATCAGATATAATTTGATTTATGATTTTAGTATATTTTTTTGCCCCTTTATGGTTAAGATGATCAGGGTCGTAAAAATCTGTATCTTCTATCCTAATATCTTCTCTTAGGTTTATATAAGTTACATTCTTATAATGACTTGCTAGATCTTTACACGAATTGGTAATTTTCTCTAATTTACTTGGGTTAAGTAGTTTTAAATACTCATTATATACTGGCATATCAACTAAATAAACATTGCATTTTATTTTTTTGCAATAGGCTATAATCGATTGAAGTCTAATTAAATTTTCTTCGAAATCCATTAAAAAATCCTCATGCCTTTTTGCCGTAGCTCTACTTCCTTCTACTAAAGGTATATTGTTTGTATTTTCATAGTATGTCCCCCAACCCTTATCATCACACCCGATAATTGTTCCTTTATACATATAATCGTGAAATAAAGTAATTGATTTATCAAAACGACGAGTCAATGAGAGACTATATTTTTTCACATCTAGTGGATTAATAATGGGAACATCTAATTCCATTTGATTATGGTAAAAATATTTACGCCATCGATCTTCTTTGGTATTCTCCAGTTGACTTAAACTATAATAACCGATAGTAATAACTACATTTTTTAGATTAGGAAGACTATCTACATGCTTATCAAACAATAATTGATCAAAATACAAGCTCTGACTTATATTAGATGCATTAAAAGTTTTGGTATCCATAAATTCTGGATTAATACCGAAAAAAGCATGAGAATCCCCTAAAACCAATGTCTCTATGTCATTATAAGAGTTACTAATCATTCTATGCTTATAAGAATAATTAGATTCTACAGTTCTATAAAAACACTCTAATGCTACCCAAATAAAAAGCAGTGGTAGTAGAAATAAGAATATTTTTTTTATAAAAACCTTCATAGTTTAGAATTGAAAATAAATAAAGGTTTGTAAATCCCCTGCATAGTAAAACACGACGAATACCGTAACATAATAAATTAGATATCGAATGCTTTTAGACGATATATACTGAATATCCAATAAGTGTTCTCTTTTTTTCTGAAACCATTCTATGCCTAGATATCCAATCAATAAAATCAAAAACAACTTATTCCCTTGTGGAATAGAAAAAAGTGTTGATGAAAAAATACGATCTAGATACCCAAAGGCTTCCGTGATTGAATCTGCTCTAAAAAAAACCCAAGCAATAGTAACTATAAAAAATGTAATACTCATTCTTAAAAAATCAACTACTATTGAATTTTGATTTTGGAGAAAAACCCCAAATTTTGTTTCATTATTTATAAAAACTGTAAATATCAATATGATTCCATGAATCAATCCCCAAAAAATAAATGTAAGATTAGCTCCATGCCATAACCCACTTAGCAGAAAAACAACAAGAATATTAAATACCAATCTAAATTTTGAAACACGATTACCTCCCAACGCAATGTATACGTAATCTCTAAACCAAGTAGAAAGCGAAATATGCCATCGTCTCCAAAACTCAATTAAGTTCTTTGATAAATAAGGGAAATTAAAATTTTGCTTTAAATCAAACCCTAACAATCTTGCAGAACCAATAGCAATATCCGAATAACCTGAAAAATCTCCATAAATCTGAAAACCAAAAAATATAGCACCACATAACAAAGTGCTTCCTGAATATGCTGTATAATCTTCGAACAGTCTATTAACTATTACCGCACAATTATCCGCAATTACCATTTTCTTGAACAAGCCGCCCAAAATTAATCGCAAACCATCAATACTCTTACTATAATTAAAAACTCTACTTTTATTAAACTGAGGCAAAAGATTAGAAGCTCTTTCTATAGGTCCCGCAACTAACTGCGGAAAAAATGAAACAAATGCAAAAAATGAAATGAAATCATTGGTAGCGCGTATTCTTTCTCTGTATACATCTATTGTATAACTCAATGTCTGAAACGTATAAAAACTTATACCTACAGGTAAAACGAGTTGCAATGAACTATAAGATATTGGCTTACCAAATAACAAAAATGCCTCTGTGAACGTTTCTATAAAGAAATTAAAGTATTTAAAGACGAATAAAACACCTAGATTAAAGAATAAACTAATTCCCAAAAGTATTTTTTTTCTAACTCTAGTTGTGGTCTGCAATTGACTAGCAACCAAAAAATCAATCATTGAACTTAAAAATATAAGCGATAAAAATCTCCAGTCCCAAAAAGAATAAAACAAGTAGCTTACCGCTAGAAGAAAGATATTTTGAATCTTTTTTGAGCTGTTAAAAACGAACCAATACAAAACAAAAACGATTGGAAAGAACAACGCAAAATCAACGGTATTAAATTGCAAAATATGAGCATATGAATTCTCTGGAAAAATACTTAAAATCTACGTGGATAAAAAAACATTTTTAATAAATACATTATTGCATAAACTTTTTACTTTTACTAAAATTAATAAAATCAGAATTTCATACTATGTCCGATATGGTTTTAAGCCTTAAAAATGCTTCAATTTATCAACGAGAAAATTTAATTCTTTCAGATGTTAATGTCGAAGTTAATAAGGGAGATTTTGTATACCTGATCGGTAAGACCGGTACAGGAAAAAGTAGTTTCATGAAAACACTTTATGGAGACATTCCTCTAATAGAAGGGGAAGGAAGTATTGTTGATTTTGATTTAAGTACTTTAAAAGAAAATCAAATTCCATTTCTTAGAAGAAAATTAGGAATCGTTTTCCAAGATTTTAAACTTCTTAATGACAGAACTGTAAAGGATAATTTATTGTTTGTACTAAAAGCGACTGGATGGACTGATCAAAAAGCGATGGATAGTAAAATTGATGATGTCCTTGATAAAGTAGGCATGAAAACAAAGGATTTTAAATTCCCATACCAATTATCTGGTGGAGAACAACAGCGTATTGCTATTGCCAGAGCACTACTTAATGATCCAGAATTAATTCTTGCCGATGAACCAACTGGAAATTTAGACCCTCAAACTTCTGTAGAAGTTATGGAAGTACTACAGGACATCAATAAAAATGGTAATACAATTTTAATGGCTACTCATGATTATGCATTGCTATTAAAATATCCATCTAAAACTTTAAAATGTGAGGGTAACAAAGTTTTTGAAGTGGTTCAACGAAAAGGATAATTCTACAAATTAATACAATAATGCGACTAGTAACCCTCGATGACTTTATAGAGACTTACACTAAGTTTAGGCAAAGAGGACTGTCTTTTATTACCTCTAAACTAAACATTAATAGTATTAAAAGAACAAAAAGTGCTTTTAATGAATTAGATATACAATCTGCTAATTGGTGGATCATTCCTAAAATTCAAGAGCGATGGAATCAACTTATAACAGGAGACTCTAAAATTGAATATGAAGACTTTGTGATGAAAAAGTTCTTATCAAATTCTAAAGATCTAAAAATGCTGTCATTAGGCAGTGGAATTTGTAGTCATGAACTCACATTTGCAAGCTATAAGAATTTTAAAGAGATCGTATGTATTGATATTAACGAAGTACTTTTTGACGCTGCTAAAAAATCAGCATCAGAGCAAGAATTGGATAATATTAATTTTAAAATTCAAGATCTGTATTCCTATAATTTTCCGGAAAACTATTTTGATATTGTTTTTTTTCATGCCTCATTACATCATTTTAAAAACATAGAAGAGCTTGTCGGACAAAAAATAAAAAGAACCTTGAAAACGGATGGGAAGCTAATAATTAATGAGTTTGTGGGACCAAATAGATTACAATTCCCAAAACATCAAATAAAAGCTACCAATAGTGCTATAAAACTCATCCCTAAACCCTATAGAAAAAGGTTTAAATTAAATTTGTTTAAAAATAGAATTTATGGCTCAGGCATTATTAGAATGATCCTGGCTGATCCGTCTGAATGTATAGAATCAGAAAAAATATTACCTGCTATTCATAAAAACTATACCACAATTTATGAAGCTTCTTATGGTGGTAATTTGTTAGCAAATGCACTTAAAGACCTATCCCACCATTTTTTAGAATTAGATTCAGAAAAAGAAGTTGTACTAAATAAATTATTTGAGTATGAAGATAATTATTTAAAAAACCACTCCAGTGACTTTGTATTTGGAATTTACCAAAACACTACTAGTTGATTGAGCATACTAAGAATCATCTTTTTTATATACATGTGGATTTTCTCGAATTCCCTTTTTAAATATTTTTCGAACCCCCATTCTTATTGATGAATCGATTTTCAATATTTTATCTCTAAAAAATTGACCTGGCCAACCTCTAAAAGTAGTTACATGGAAAGATCTTTTCGCATCTACTGGTTCCGTAGAGAAATAATAATTAGAAATACAACATCGTACCTTATCCACTTTTACCTTACCAACAGAATGCCAAGAATTCTTATGAGTAGCCATAACGACTAATCTATTACAACGAGAATTTATAGATATTGGTTCGCTTTTAAGTCCTTTTGGCCATAGTTCTAAGTTTCCTCCATTTTCTGACATCCAATCCGGTGTTACATAATATAATAAATTAAGTACACGCCAAAGTTTGACATCCTTATCGTGAGAATTATCTAGATGCGGGTTCAAATAATTTCCTTTGCCCATCATCGAAATTCCTCCTGCATATAAATCTCCATCAGGTTTTACACTGCTATATTCGCATATTTTGGAGATTAAATCAACAATCCTCTTATCCTGAAAAGCATAAATAGTCTCCTCTAATAAAGGGTGATATCTATTCATTTGGGCAGCTACATATTTATACTCTCTTAAACTCCTTTTTACTTTTATATCCTTCGTACTAGGAAACTTATCAAAAATTTCACTAGTTAAATGTTCTGGTAGCAGATCATCTAAATAAAAATATCCAATACCCTCACTGGTATGAGCAAAGTGTTTTTTTAAAACTTCTTCATTATCTTTGAGCTTTAAAAAAATGAGATCAGCAATTTTATCTCTATTAGGGTGATTCATCTATCCAATTACAATTTTGTCTTAAAAATAATTATAAACTTCTAGTAAAACATCTATAAATGTTATCAATTTTGATCCCTGTCTATAATTATAACATTATTCCGTTGATTAAAGAGGTTCATCAGCAAATTTCATTATGTAACGTCTCTTTTGAAATATTAGTGTTTGATGATCATTCAGATCATTTCATAAAAGAAAATGATGGTGTTCATGAATTATCAAATTGCTCTTTTAAGAAATTACCAAAAAATATAGGCAGAAGTGCTATTCGGAATCTATTAGCCTCTAAAGCAACATATGATTCTCTTCTCTTTATAGATGCTGGAACACTTCCAGAACGCAAAAACTTTATTAAAACATATCTAGATAATATAAACCATAAGGTTATAACGGGTGGAATGACTTATTTAAAAAAGCCACCCAGCAAACCTTATCGCCTTAGATGGATGTATACTAAAAAAAGAGAATCTTTAGCTAACAGAAATAAAAGATCTATCGTTTGTTCATCGAATTTTTTAATTCAAAAAGAAATTTTTAAAACCATAAAATTTGATGAATCTTTAGAAAAATATGGATGTGAAGATGTAGTATTTTTTGATGCTATTGCTAAAAAAAACATTCCAATTACATATATTGACAACCCTGTAGTACATGATGCTAATGATAATGCAGAGGCTTTTATTATAAAAACAGAGCAAGCCATTGAAAACCTAATTGTTTTAATCAATACCAATAAACTTTCTTATGATAGATACAAGGTTTCTAGTATTTACTACAAAATAAATAAAATAAAAATCGACAAAATCATCTCATTTACCTTCAGAATTTCGAGAAACCTTCTTAAAAGAAATTTCAATTCTTCTTATCCTTCTATGGTATGCTATGATTTTTATCGTTTAGGTTACTTTTGTTTAATTAAAAACAAGATATAGTGCCTTTTTTCTCCATCATTATTCCACTTTACAATAAAGAAAAAAATATCGAGAAAACGATACAATCCGTATTCGCTCAAAATTACACGAACTATGAGATTATAATCATAAATGATGGTTCTAATGACAACAGTGAAAAAATCGTAAATACTTTTACGGATGAAAGGCTGCGATATTTTTTAACAGAAAACAAAGGAGTTTCTAACGCTAGAAATTTTGGGATTGACAAGGCGAATGGAGAGATTATTGCCTTTCTGGATGCAGATGATTATTGGTATCCAAATCATCTCGAAATATTATTTCAATTATATAAAAAATTTCCTGATGCTGGTTTACTAGCAACATCTTATGAGAAAAAATTTAATACAAATTCTATATTTTTAGCGGACTTTAAGAGCATAAAAACGGATAGTAATTCTTTCATAATTATTGATGATTATTTTGATTCTAGTTCCATTGATGCTATTGCATGGACTTCGGCCAGTGCAGCTCCCAAAACTGTTTTAAATGCAATTAAAGGTTTTGATTCTTCTATAACACACGGTGAGGATACAGATCTTTGGATTCGTATTGCATTACGGCATAAAGTAGCTTTGGCAACATATGTCACTGCCACATATAATCTAGATGCCAAAAATCGATCAAAAGAAATAAACATAAAGAACAAAAACTTTATAAAGTTTGAAAAATTTGTTGAAGAAGAAAAACATAACCCTTCTTTAAAAATATATCTAGATGCTAACCGATATTCTATAGGATTAGAATATAGAATTGCTGGAGATTATTTGACCTCAAAAAAATATTGTGAAAATATTAATTGGAAAAACCTACATTGGAAAAATAGATTTTTAATAAAACAACCTAAAATAATATTACTATTGCTAAAAAAAATCCAGAATATTTTAATTTCTATTTTTAGGCTAAAACTATCTAGTTTTAAATAGTTTAAAATCATTAAAGCTTCTGATATAATCTTCTTCTTTATATACATCAGAAGCTAATACTAAACAAACTGATCCAGAAGAAAAATTTTCTAACTCTCTCCATATTCCAGATTTAATCAATAATCCTTTATTGGGTTTATTAAGAGTTATTTTCTTTTGATTTTCCCCGTCATGTAAAATCACATCAAAACTACCACTTAATGCAATCAAAAATTGTTGTAAATTTTTATGCGCATGACCTCCTCGACTTGCATCACTAGGGACATCATACAAATAATATACTCTTTTTGTTTCAAAAGGTATAACATCCTTCTCTACCACCGCAATATTACCCCTAGGATCTTTTATTTTAGGAATTTCAATAATTTCACAATCCTCGGCGGTTGTCATATTTTCTATTTTTTGGAAGGAAGTATTGCTTGCCATTGTGGTATTATATTTTCTATTTCAAATTTTGAAACACTAGAGATCGTACCATTTTTACATTTTTGATAAAAAGCCTGATCTTCTATCATTTTATTTAAAGCCTCCGTAAAAGCCATTTCTTTATTTAAAGGCACTAATATACCATTCTCACCGGTAACAATCACTTCTGAGGGACCTGATTTACAATCTACCGACACTACTGGCGTCCCCATAGCTAAAGATTCTATTAACACCATCGGAAAACCTTCGTAGTTACTGGTTAATGTTGTATACAAAGCTTTTTTTACATAAGGAAATGGGTTTTCCGAAAATCCTTTGAAAACCACATAATCTTCAATCTTTAATTTTTTAACCAGATTTTGAATCTTTATTTTATCAGGCCCATCACCGATTATAAGAAGTCTTATACCTTGTTTCGGTAATCTTGATGCAGCATATGATTCTACTAGAAAACTATAATTTTTGGAGTCTTCAGAAATTCTACCATAAGATAAAATGTAAGGATAACTAGGTGTCTCTACATTTACCTCAGACATCGTATCCCAACGTTTTCTATCAAATGCATTATAAATACAACTTCCTTTACTTAAACCATATTTTTCTTTAAAATGACATACTGCTTCTTTAGAAACTCCAATCAATTCATATGCATCCTTATATAACAATTTTCCTAAAAATCTATTATCAGGAAAATAAATACCGATATTATAACTGTGAATAATAAAGACTGTATCCGTCTTTTGATACACAAAAGTATTAATAAACCATTGTCTAAACCACCAAGGTCTTGGAGCTGCATCGATGATATAATCAAACTTATTTTCTTTAATAAGTTTTCTACTAATTACAAATTTTCGCCAACGTTTGTGCAAACCCTTATTAGAAGTAGTAAGCAATTCTAAATTTACTAGGCTTCCTTTATAATCGTAAACAATATCATCAAGAATACTAACAATCGTAACATCATACCCAGAATCTTCTAGCATTCTCGACAAAATAGCACTTGATCGCTCAGCTCCTCCCGCACCTAAGGAAGAAACCATCAGACAAATTTTTATGCTTTTGTTTTGCGTCACGCTAGTTAAATTTTCCTATCTGGTCCAAAAAAAGATTTTCTGAACACTAAAATCAACAATAAAAAATAAAAGACATAATTAAAAAGATATGCCATAGAAGCACCAATAAACCCGAATTGGTTTATCAAATAAATACTTGCAAAATATAAAAATGTAAACGAAATAATTTCTGTAATTATATAATACCAAAACATTCTTTTAGCCAAAAATTGATATGCTATCACTAATGATGCTATTTTAAAAAGATCCCCAAACAATTGCCAGATAAACAAGGGTTCCATTGCGGTAAAATCATTTGAAAAAAGAATTTCAATTATAATATTTCTCAAAAAATAAATAATCAAAAATCCAATAACAAATATTGGTAAAATCGTCTTATAAAAATTAAAGACTTCTAATTTAAAATTTTTGCTACTACTTATTTCAGACAATCTAGGTAATAAATATATAGTTAACAAAGTCGTTATAAATAACATGTATTGACTACTAATACTCTGTATTGCTTCCCAATAACCGGCTTCTTCTAAGCCTTCATTAGCAATAATAAAATTTCTTATTCTGATCAAAATAGCCGGTAAAACGGTTACAGAAACCAATGTCATAATGGCAAATGAGCTTAATCTTTTTAGATATTTTGGCGATATCTTAGTAGATGGCAAAAATTTAGTAACATCTTTTTTATTCAGTATGATTACAATGGTAAAACATAATGATACCGCTGGATTTATGATAATAGCCCAAAATGCACCTTCTAGTTTATATTCCCAAACTAAGATAACTGTGATCAGCAAACCTAAAATACTACTAGCAATATTGAGTAGTATATACATCTTATATTTAGAATATCCATTAATTATTGCCAAACACAATGTGTTTACAGAATAAAAAGGTAGTGCTATTGCTATTGCTTTAAAAACAAAATTATATTGATAACTACCACCAAAAACCAGATTATTCCAAAATGTTGGAAACAAATAAAGCCAGGTAGACAAGAAAATGGTTACGACAAAACACAAAAGATAGGAAGTTGATAACATAGACCTAATCTCCTTATTATCACTCTTAAATTCTGCAATATATTTTACAATTCCATTATATAAACCTAGAGTACCGATTGATTGAATAGAGGTCAGAACATTTCTAAGATTACCAATCAATGCTAATCCTTCTGGACCTAAAAATATAGCAACTACCTTAAGACTTATAAAGCCGGTTATCATTTTCACGAAAACACCAATGGCATTAAAAGAGCTAACTTTAATTAAAACATTATTTTTTAGTTTATCAAAGTATGAATCCACTCCTTTAGTATTCGTTTAAGGTTTTTATAATCTTACCAACCTCTTGATCGGTTAGGCTTGTATTAAGGGGAATACTAACAACTTCTTTGTGCATTCTTTCCGTTATAGGTAATGAAAGTTCTGAAAACTCCTTTAGGGCATTCTGTTTATGTGGTGGAATCGGATAATGGATATGGTATCCAATTCCTAAATCATCTAAATATTGACAAAATTCTAAACGATTTTTGACTCTAACCACAAAAAGATGAAATACATGATTCCCGGAACCGTCCCAACCTGGCAGAACAATCTTATCATTTTCAATTTCTGAAAGATACCTTTTCGCAATTTGTCTTCGCCTTTGATTATCTTCCTTCAGGTCTTTTAACTTCTCCAATAAAAATGCTGCTTGCAGTTCATCCAATCTAGAATTAACTCCTAAATAATTGTTTTCATATTTTTTAGAAGAACCGTAATTCCCAATACTTCTTACCATATCCGCTAATTCTTTATTATTAGTAGTTATTGCACCAGCATCTCCCAATGCTCCTACATTTTTTGCAGGATAAAAACTAAAAGAAGAAGCATTACATAAATCACCTACCAACCTACCATCGTCATATATTGCTCCGTGCGCTTGAGCGGCATCATCAATTACAAGTAAATTATATTTCTTTGCGATTTCATTGATTTCGTTCATTTGTGCTAGTTGACCATACAAATGAACAGGCACAATGACTTTAGTTTTATTAGAAATATGTTTTTCAATTCTATTAATATCTATATTAAAAGTATCTCCATCAGGTTCCACCAACACAGGTTTTAATCCCGCATATTTAATAGATAAAATTGAAGCTATAAATGTATTTGAAGGAACAATTACTTCGTCTCCAGAATTAATTTTTCCAAGTTCAATATATCCTTTAAGGATTATTGTTAACGCATCTAGTCCATTACCAACACCAATACAATACTTAGCTCCACAAAACTCGGCATAAGAATCCTCAAACTCTTTAACAAAAGTTCCTTTAATATATCTACCCCCATCCAAAAACTTAGAAAAACAATCTTTATATTTTTCATGATAACGACTATTTATTTTATGAAGATCTAGAAATGGAATCAACTGTTTAGGGTTTGTCATTATCAAAAATATCTATCTACATTTATGAATT
This genomic interval carries:
- a CDS encoding MBOAT family protein — translated: MIDFLVASQLQTTTRVRKKILLGISLFFNLGVLFVFKYFNFFIETFTEAFLLFGKPISYSSLQLVLPVGISFYTFQTLSYTIDVYRERIRATNDFISFFAFVSFFPQLVAGPIERASNLLPQFNKSRVFNYSKSIDGLRLILGGLFKKMVIADNCAVIVNRLFEDYTAYSGSTLLCGAIFFGFQIYGDFSGYSDIAIGSARLLGFDLKQNFNFPYLSKNLIEFWRRWHISLSTWFRDYVYIALGGNRVSKFRLVFNILVVFLLSGLWHGANLTFIFWGLIHGIILIFTVFINNETKFGVFLQNQNSIVVDFLRMSITFFIVTIAWVFFRADSITEAFGYLDRIFSSTLFSIPQGNKLFLILLIGYLGIEWFQKKREHLLDIQYISSKSIRYLIYYVTVFVVFYYAGDLQTFIYFQF
- a CDS encoding cell division ATP-binding protein FtsE produces the protein MSDMVLSLKNASIYQRENLILSDVNVEVNKGDFVYLIGKTGTGKSSFMKTLYGDIPLIEGEGSIVDFDLSTLKENQIPFLRRKLGIVFQDFKLLNDRTVKDNLLFVLKATGWTDQKAMDSKIDDVLDKVGMKTKDFKFPYQLSGGEQQRIAIARALLNDPELILADEPTGNLDPQTSVEVMEVLQDINKNGNTILMATHDYALLLKYPSKTLKCEGNKVFEVVQRKG
- a CDS encoding class I SAM-dependent methyltransferase, whose translation is MRLVTLDDFIETYTKFRQRGLSFITSKLNINSIKRTKSAFNELDIQSANWWIIPKIQERWNQLITGDSKIEYEDFVMKKFLSNSKDLKMLSLGSGICSHELTFASYKNFKEIVCIDINEVLFDAAKKSASEQELDNINFKIQDLYSYNFPENYFDIVFFHASLHHFKNIEELVGQKIKRTLKTDGKLIINEFVGPNRLQFPKHQIKATNSAIKLIPKPYRKRFKLNLFKNRIYGSGIIRMILADPSECIESEKILPAIHKNYTTIYEASYGGNLLANALKDLSHHFLELDSEKEVVLNKLFEYEDNYLKNHSSDFVFGIYQNTTS
- a CDS encoding 2OG-Fe(II) oxygenase; protein product: MNHPNRDKIADLIFLKLKDNEEVLKKHFAHTSEGIGYFYLDDLLPEHLTSEIFDKFPSTKDIKVKRSLREYKYVAAQMNRYHPLLEETIYAFQDKRIVDLISKICEYSSVKPDGDLYAGGISMMGKGNYLNPHLDNSHDKDVKLWRVLNLLYYVTPDWMSENGGNLELWPKGLKSEPISINSRCNRLVVMATHKNSWHSVGKVKVDKVRCCISNYYFSTEPVDAKRSFHVTTFRGWPGQFFRDKILKIDSSIRMGVRKIFKKGIRENPHVYKKDDS
- a CDS encoding glycosyltransferase, translated to MLSILIPVYNYNIIPLIKEVHQQISLCNVSFEILVFDDHSDHFIKENDGVHELSNCSFKKLPKNIGRSAIRNLLASKATYDSLLFIDAGTLPERKNFIKTYLDNINHKVITGGMTYLKKPPSKPYRLRWMYTKKRESLANRNKRSIVCSSNFLIQKEIFKTIKFDESLEKYGCEDVVFFDAIAKKNIPITYIDNPVVHDANDNAEAFIIKTEQAIENLIVLINTNKLSYDRYKVSSIYYKINKIKIDKIISFTFRISRNLLKRNFNSSYPSMVCYDFYRLGYFCLIKNKI
- a CDS encoding glycosyltransferase family 2 protein codes for the protein MPFFSIIIPLYNKEKNIEKTIQSVFAQNYTNYEIIIINDGSNDNSEKIVNTFTDERLRYFLTENKGVSNARNFGIDKANGEIIAFLDADDYWYPNHLEILFQLYKKFPDAGLLATSYEKKFNTNSIFLADFKSIKTDSNSFIIIDDYFDSSSIDAIAWTSASAAPKTVLNAIKGFDSSITHGEDTDLWIRIALRHKVALATYVTATYNLDAKNRSKEINIKNKNFIKFEKFVEEEKHNPSLKIYLDANRYSIGLEYRIAGDYLTSKKYCENINWKNLHWKNRFLIKQPKIILLLLKKIQNILISIFRLKLSSFK
- a CDS encoding FdtA/QdtA family cupin domain-containing protein — encoded protein: MTTAEDCEIIEIPKIKDPRGNIAVVEKDVIPFETKRVYYLYDVPSDASRGGHAHKNLQQFLIALSGSFDVILHDGENQKKITLNKPNKGLLIKSGIWRELENFSSGSVCLVLASDVYKEEDYIRSFNDFKLFKTR
- a CDS encoding glycosyltransferase, with amino-acid sequence MVSSLGAGGAERSSAILSRMLEDSGYDVTIVSILDDIVYDYKGSLVNLELLTTSNKGLHKRWRKFVISRKLIKENKFDYIIDAAPRPWWFRQWFINTFVYQKTDTVFIIHSYNIGIYFPDNRFLGKLLYKDAYELIGVSKEAVCHFKEKYGLSKGSCIYNAFDRKRWDTMSEVNVETPSYPYILSYGRISEDSKNYSFLVESYAASRLPKQGIRLLIIGDGPDKIKIQNLVKKLKIEDYVVFKGFSENPFPYVKKALYTTLTSNYEGFPMVLIESLAMGTPVVSVDCKSGPSEVIVTGENGILVPLNKEMAFTEALNKMIEDQAFYQKCKNGTISSVSKFEIENIIPQWQAILPSKK
- a CDS encoding O-antigen translocase: MDSYFDKLKNNVLIKVSSFNAIGVFVKMITGFISLKVVAIFLGPEGLALIGNLRNVLTSIQSIGTLGLYNGIVKYIAEFKSDNKEIRSMLSTSYLLCFVVTIFLSTWLYLFPTFWNNLVFGGSYQYNFVFKAIAIALPFYSVNTLCLAIINGYSKYKMYILLNIASSILGLLITVILVWEYKLEGAFWAIIINPAVSLCFTIVIILNKKDVTKFLPSTKISPKYLKRLSSFAIMTLVSVTVLPAILIRIRNFIIANEGLEEAGYWEAIQSISSQYMLFITTLLTIYLLPRLSEISSSKNFKLEVFNFYKTILPIFVIGFLIIYFLRNIIIEILFSNDFTAMEPLFIWQLFGDLFKIASLVIAYQFLAKRMFWYYIITEIISFTFLYFASIYLINQFGFIGASMAYLFNYVFYFLLLILVFRKSFFGPDRKI
- a CDS encoding DegT/DnrJ/EryC1/StrS aminotransferase family protein, which translates into the protein MTNPKQLIPFLDLHKINSRYHEKYKDCFSKFLDGGRYIKGTFVKEFEDSYAEFCGAKYCIGVGNGLDALTIILKGYIELGKINSGDEVIVPSNTFIASILSIKYAGLKPVLVEPDGDTFNIDINRIEKHISNKTKVIVPVHLYGQLAQMNEINEIAKKYNLLVIDDAAQAHGAIYDDGRLVGDLCNASSFSFYPAKNVGALGDAGAITTNNKELADMVRSIGNYGSSKKYENNYLGVNSRLDELQAAFLLEKLKDLKEDNQRRRQIAKRYLSEIENDKIVLPGWDGSGNHVFHLFVVRVKNRLEFCQYLDDLGIGYHIHYPIPPHKQNALKEFSELSLPITERMHKEVVSIPLNTSLTDQEVGKIIKTLNEY